A single Deinococcota bacterium DNA region contains:
- a CDS encoding FAD-dependent oxidoreductase, whose translation MTPRHSDAHNNAHSDVLVLGGGIVGLATALAFSHRHPGARVTVLEKEARV comes from the coding sequence GTGACGCCGCGCCACAGCGACGCCCACAACAACGCCCACAGCGACGTTCTTGTTCTGGGAGGCGGCATCGTCGGGCTCGCCACCGCTCTGGCCTTCAGCCACCGGCACCCGGGCGCCCGGGTGACGGTGTTGGAGAAGGAGGCGCGGGTGG